In Panthera leo isolate Ple1 chromosome B3, P.leo_Ple1_pat1.1, whole genome shotgun sequence, a single genomic region encodes these proteins:
- the BTBD7 gene encoding BTB/POZ domain-containing protein 7 isoform X5 encodes MGANASNYPHSCSPRVGGNPQAQQTFIGTSSYSQQGYGCESKLYSLDHGHEKPQDKKKRTSGLATLKKKFIKRRKSNRSADHAKQMRELLSGWDVRDVNALVEEYEGTSALKELSLQASLARPEARTLQKDMADLYEYKYCTDVDLIFQETCFPVHRAILAARCPFFKTLLSSSPEYGAEIIMDISTAGIDMPMFSALLHYLYTGEFGMEDSRFQNVDILVQLSEEFGTPNSLDVDMRGLFDYMCYYDVVLSFSSDSELVEAFGGNQNCLDEELKAHKAIISARSPFFRNLLQRRIRTGEEITDRTLRTPTRIILDESIIPKKYAKVILHCMYTDVVDLSGLHCSPSVGSLSEVQALVAGKPNMTRAEEAMELYHIALFLEFNMLAQVVKFWPLLFCCQGIQKCNATQDAGCLGEDISD; translated from the exons ATGGGTGCTAATGCATCTAACTATCCTCATTCATGTTCCCCGAGGGTAGGGGGAAATCCTCAAGCCCAACAGACTTTTATAG GGACATCATCCTATTCTCAGCAAGGCTATGGTTGTGAATCGAAATTATATAGCCTTGACCATGGCCATGAGAAAccacaagacaaaaaaaagagaacctcTGGCCTTGCCACCCTCAAAAAGAAGTTTATTAAGCGTCGAAAATCTAATAGGTCTGCCGATCATGCCAAGCAGATGCGAGAACTCCTCTCTGGGTGGGATGTTAGAGATGTTAATGCTTTAGTGGAGGAATATGAGGGAACTTCAGCCTTAAAGGAGCTTTCTCTACAAGCCAGTTTGGCTAGACCAGAAGCTCGGACATTACAGAAAGATATGGCCGATCTTTATGAGTACAAGTATTGTACTGATGTAGACTTAATATTTCAAGAAACTTGTTTTCCTGTTCATCGTGCCATTTTGGCAGCAAggtgtccattttttaaaacgcTGCTTTCTTCTTCACCGGAGTATGGGGCAGAGATCATTATGGACATCAGTACGGCTGGTATAGATATGCCCATGTTTTCTGCTTTGCTACACTACCTTTATACAGGAGAGTTTGGAATGGAGGACTCAAGGTTTCAAAATGTTGATATTCTCGTCCAGCTTAGTGAAGAATTTGGAACACCAAATTCCCTTGATGTAGATATGCGTGGACTTTTTGATTACATGTGTTATTATGATGTCGTCCTTAGTTTTTCTTCAGACTCTGAACTGGTTGAAGCTTTTGGTGGAAATCAGAACTGTTTAGATGAAGAGCTCAAAGCTCACAAGGCTATTATTTCAGCACGGTCCCCGTTTTTTCGGAATTTATTACAAAGGAGGATACGGACTGGTGAAGAAATCACAGACCGAACTTTGAGGACTCCCACAAGAATTATATTAGACGAGTCCATTATACCCAAAAAGTATGCGAAAgttatattacactgtatgtataCTGATGTGGTGGACCTCTCCGGTTTGCACTGTAGCCCCTCCGTGGGGAGTCTCAGTGAAGTTCAGGCTCTCGTCGCAGGGAAGCCAAACATGACCAGGGCAGAAGAAGCCATGGAACTTTACCACATAGCACTGTTCTTGGAATTTAACATGCTTGCACAAG
- the BTBD7 gene encoding BTB/POZ domain-containing protein 7 isoform X7, whose product MGANASNYPHSCSPRVGGNPQAQQTFIGTSSYSQQGYGCESKLYSLDHGHEKPQDKKKRTSGLATLKKKFIKRRKSNRSADHAKQMRELLSGWDVRDVNALVEEYEGTSALKELSLQASLARPEARTLQKDMADLYEYKYCTDVDLIFQETCFPVHRAILAARCPFFKTLLSSSPEYGAEIIMDISTAGIDMPMFSALLHYLYTGEFGMEDSRFQNVDILVQLSEEFGTPNSLDVDMRGLFDYMCYYDVVLSFSSDSELVEAFGGNQNCLDEELKAHKAIISARSPFFRNLLQRRIRTGEEITDRTLRTPTRIILDESIIPKKYAKVILHCMYTDVVDLSGLHCSPSVGSLSEVQALVAGKPNMTRAEEAMELYHIALFLEFNMLAQVQARQIKD is encoded by the exons ATGGGTGCTAATGCATCTAACTATCCTCATTCATGTTCCCCGAGGGTAGGGGGAAATCCTCAAGCCCAACAGACTTTTATAG GGACATCATCCTATTCTCAGCAAGGCTATGGTTGTGAATCGAAATTATATAGCCTTGACCATGGCCATGAGAAAccacaagacaaaaaaaagagaacctcTGGCCTTGCCACCCTCAAAAAGAAGTTTATTAAGCGTCGAAAATCTAATAGGTCTGCCGATCATGCCAAGCAGATGCGAGAACTCCTCTCTGGGTGGGATGTTAGAGATGTTAATGCTTTAGTGGAGGAATATGAGGGAACTTCAGCCTTAAAGGAGCTTTCTCTACAAGCCAGTTTGGCTAGACCAGAAGCTCGGACATTACAGAAAGATATGGCCGATCTTTATGAGTACAAGTATTGTACTGATGTAGACTTAATATTTCAAGAAACTTGTTTTCCTGTTCATCGTGCCATTTTGGCAGCAAggtgtccattttttaaaacgcTGCTTTCTTCTTCACCGGAGTATGGGGCAGAGATCATTATGGACATCAGTACGGCTGGTATAGATATGCCCATGTTTTCTGCTTTGCTACACTACCTTTATACAGGAGAGTTTGGAATGGAGGACTCAAGGTTTCAAAATGTTGATATTCTCGTCCAGCTTAGTGAAGAATTTGGAACACCAAATTCCCTTGATGTAGATATGCGTGGACTTTTTGATTACATGTGTTATTATGATGTCGTCCTTAGTTTTTCTTCAGACTCTGAACTGGTTGAAGCTTTTGGTGGAAATCAGAACTGTTTAGATGAAGAGCTCAAAGCTCACAAGGCTATTATTTCAGCACGGTCCCCGTTTTTTCGGAATTTATTACAAAGGAGGATACGGACTGGTGAAGAAATCACAGACCGAACTTTGAGGACTCCCACAAGAATTATATTAGACGAGTCCATTATACCCAAAAAGTATGCGAAAgttatattacactgtatgtataCTGATGTGGTGGACCTCTCCGGTTTGCACTGTAGCCCCTCCGTGGGGAGTCTCAGTGAAGTTCAGGCTCTCGTCGCAGGGAAGCCAAACATGACCAGGGCAGAAGAAGCCATGGAACTTTACCACATAGCACTGTTCTTGGAATTTAACATGCTTGCACAAG TCCAAGCCAGGcagataaaagattaa
- the BTBD7 gene encoding BTB/POZ domain-containing protein 7 isoform X6 — MGANASNYPHSCSPRVGGNPQAQQTFIGTSSYSQQGYGCESKLYSLDHGHEKPQDKKKRTSGLATLKKKFIKRRKSNRSADHAKQMRELLSGWDVRDVNALVEEYEGTSALKELSLQASLARPEARTLQKDMADLYEYKYCTDVDLIFQETCFPVHRAILAARCPFFKTLLSSSPEYGAEIIMDISTAGIDMPMFSALLHYLYTGEFGMEDSRFQNVDILVQLSEEFGTPNSLDVDMRGLFDYMCYYDVVLSFSSDSELVEAFGGNQNCLDEELKAHKAIISARSPFFRNLLQRRIRTGEEITDRTLRTPTRIILDESIIPKKYAKVILHCMYTDVVDLSGLHCSPSVGSLSEVQALVAGKPNMTRAEEAMELYHIALFLEFNMLAQAQLVHQATAYSV, encoded by the exons ATGGGTGCTAATGCATCTAACTATCCTCATTCATGTTCCCCGAGGGTAGGGGGAAATCCTCAAGCCCAACAGACTTTTATAG GGACATCATCCTATTCTCAGCAAGGCTATGGTTGTGAATCGAAATTATATAGCCTTGACCATGGCCATGAGAAAccacaagacaaaaaaaagagaacctcTGGCCTTGCCACCCTCAAAAAGAAGTTTATTAAGCGTCGAAAATCTAATAGGTCTGCCGATCATGCCAAGCAGATGCGAGAACTCCTCTCTGGGTGGGATGTTAGAGATGTTAATGCTTTAGTGGAGGAATATGAGGGAACTTCAGCCTTAAAGGAGCTTTCTCTACAAGCCAGTTTGGCTAGACCAGAAGCTCGGACATTACAGAAAGATATGGCCGATCTTTATGAGTACAAGTATTGTACTGATGTAGACTTAATATTTCAAGAAACTTGTTTTCCTGTTCATCGTGCCATTTTGGCAGCAAggtgtccattttttaaaacgcTGCTTTCTTCTTCACCGGAGTATGGGGCAGAGATCATTATGGACATCAGTACGGCTGGTATAGATATGCCCATGTTTTCTGCTTTGCTACACTACCTTTATACAGGAGAGTTTGGAATGGAGGACTCAAGGTTTCAAAATGTTGATATTCTCGTCCAGCTTAGTGAAGAATTTGGAACACCAAATTCCCTTGATGTAGATATGCGTGGACTTTTTGATTACATGTGTTATTATGATGTCGTCCTTAGTTTTTCTTCAGACTCTGAACTGGTTGAAGCTTTTGGTGGAAATCAGAACTGTTTAGATGAAGAGCTCAAAGCTCACAAGGCTATTATTTCAGCACGGTCCCCGTTTTTTCGGAATTTATTACAAAGGAGGATACGGACTGGTGAAGAAATCACAGACCGAACTTTGAGGACTCCCACAAGAATTATATTAGACGAGTCCATTATACCCAAAAAGTATGCGAAAgttatattacactgtatgtataCTGATGTGGTGGACCTCTCCGGTTTGCACTGTAGCCCCTCCGTGGGGAGTCTCAGTGAAGTTCAGGCTCTCGTCGCAGGGAAGCCAAACATGACCAGGGCAGAAGAAGCCATGGAACTTTACCACATAGCACTGTTCTTGGAATTTAACATGCTTGCACAAG CTCAACTTGTACATCAAGCAACAGCCTACAGTGTGTAA